The proteins below come from a single Tissierella sp. MB52-C2 genomic window:
- the nadE gene encoding NAD(+) synthase, protein MENVNLVVDEIVRWLQEKVQEAKAEGLVFGLSGGIDSAVMAGLAKKAFPNNSLGIIMPCHSDPIDEEHGILVAKKLNLHTEKVDLSNSFDVLIDSIKVENKNKMAISNLKPRLRMTTLYYFAQNNNYLVIGSSNKSEYTVGYFTKHGDSGVDLLPLASFVKSQIRELARSLNIPDIIIEKPPTAGLWEDQTDEKEMGFSYDVLDNYIKTGEGPKEIIEKIERMNAISEHKRIYPPIFKFK, encoded by the coding sequence ATGGAAAATGTAAACTTAGTTGTAGATGAAATAGTAAGATGGTTACAAGAAAAGGTTCAAGAAGCAAAGGCAGAGGGATTAGTTTTTGGTTTAAGTGGTGGAATAGATTCAGCAGTAATGGCTGGTCTTGCTAAAAAGGCATTTCCCAATAATTCTCTAGGGATTATTATGCCGTGTCATAGTGACCCAATAGATGAAGAACATGGTATATTAGTAGCAAAAAAATTAAATTTACACACTGAAAAAGTAGATCTATCTAATTCTTTTGATGTATTAATAGATTCTATAAAAGTAGAAAATAAGAATAAGATGGCAATATCTAATTTAAAACCAAGACTTAGAATGACGACTCTATATTATTTTGCTCAAAATAATAATTATTTAGTAATAGGTTCAAGTAATAAATCTGAGTATACAGTAGGATATTTCACTAAGCATGGAGATAGTGGAGTAGATTTATTGCCCTTAGCCTCCTTTGTGAAATCTCAAATTAGAGAATTGGCAAGGAGCTTAAATATACCCGATATAATAATAGAAAAACCACCTACAGCAGGACTATGGGAAGATCAGACAGATGAGAAGGAAATGGGATTTTCCTATGATGTACTAGATAATTATATAAAGACTGGTGAAGGACCTAAAGAAATAATAGAAAAGATAGAAAGAATGAATGCTATTAGTGAACATAAAAGGATTTATCCACCAATATTTAAATTTAAATAA
- a CDS encoding sulfite exporter TauE/SafE family protein, which yields MYIFSIIGKINHNDYNIKEYFMEKNKVKLLSIGLITGLVNGLFGSGGGTIVVPFLVFLLHLDDHKAHATAISIILPLSIISTIIYFMKGSIHFKVALPVVLGGVVGSYIGAKVLNKIPVNILRKIFGSVIVYTAIRMIWK from the coding sequence ATGTATATCTTCTCTATTATTGGTAAGATTAATCATAATGATTATAACATAAAGGAGTATTTTATGGAAAAAAATAAGGTTAAATTATTATCCATAGGTTTAATTACTGGATTAGTCAATGGTTTATTTGGCTCTGGAGGCGGAACTATAGTTGTGCCTTTTCTAGTGTTTTTACTCCATCTAGATGACCACAAAGCTCATGCTACAGCCATATCTATAATTTTGCCTTTATCTATTATAAGTACCATTATATATTTTATGAAAGGTTCTATACATTTTAAAGTCGCCCTTCCTGTAGTTTTAGGAGGAGTAGTAGGTTCTTATATTGGGGCAAAGGTTTTAAATAAAATCCCTGTTAATATACTTAGAAAAATATTCGGTAGTGTTATTGTATATACTGCCATAAGGATGATTTGGAAATGA
- a CDS encoding sulfite exporter TauE/SafE family protein, with protein sequence MILTLIGFLSGIISGMGIGGGTILIPSLVIFYGIQQQEAQGVNLMVFLPVATVALITHYKKGNLDFSIAKLIILGGIVGAIIGSLIAVKIDPLKLRKYFGFFLLFVGFYELIKKKEKE encoded by the coding sequence ATGATTCTAACTTTAATTGGCTTTTTATCTGGAATAATCAGTGGAATGGGCATAGGTGGAGGTACAATTCTTATTCCATCTCTAGTAATATTTTATGGTATTCAACAACAAGAAGCTCAGGGCGTAAACTTGATGGTCTTTCTTCCCGTAGCCACAGTGGCTTTAATAACCCACTATAAAAAAGGTAATCTGGACTTTTCCATTGCAAAATTAATCATACTTGGTGGAATAGTTGGTGCTATTATAGGCTCTCTTATAGCTGTTAAAATTGATCCTTTAAAATTAAGAAAATACTTTGGTTTCTTCTTATTATTTGTAGGTTTTTATGAGCTAATCAAAAAGAAAGAAAAAGAATAG
- a CDS encoding CoA-binding protein codes for MLKKKTWAVAGVTEKQDKFGYKIWKILKENNYETYGVNPNYDEIEGDKIYHSVKDIPKKVEVLDMVVPPKIAIPTLEEAKEVGIEYIWFQPGTYNDEVIEKAKELGFKILYNDCVYKVLRENR; via the coding sequence ATGTTAAAAAAGAAGACTTGGGCAGTGGCAGGTGTAACAGAAAAGCAAGATAAATTTGGCTATAAAATATGGAAAATATTAAAGGAAAATAATTATGAGACCTATGGAGTAAATCCAAACTATGATGAAATAGAAGGAGATAAAATCTATCACTCAGTTAAAGATATACCAAAGAAAGTAGAAGTTCTTGATATGGTGGTACCTCCAAAGATTGCCATTCCTACATTGGAAGAGGCGAAGGAAGTAGGTATTGAATATATATGGTTCCAACCTGGAACATATAATGATGAAGTTATAGAAAAGGCTAAGGAATTAGGATTTAAGATATTGTATAATGATTGTGTGTATAAGGTGCTAAGAGAGAATAGGTAA
- a CDS encoding YigZ family protein, producing MDNIYKTINSYGEDETIINKSRFIGYAMPIETEEEALDFIEDIKTKHRDATHNVYAYVLGKDSNIQRFSDDGEPSGTAGIPVLEVIKKEDLRNVVVVVTRYFGGVKLGTGGLIRAYTRGAKIGLDAGIIVDMVLYAKIKIRIDYTLYGKMENYLMNEGYIVDGSNFDDGVNIFVYIEDTDKENFYNVITDLTNGTAVFEEIDKEYIPIKDGKKLN from the coding sequence ATGGATAATATTTATAAAACTATAAATAGTTATGGTGAAGATGAAACTATAATCAATAAATCTAGATTTATTGGATATGCAATGCCTATAGAAACTGAGGAAGAAGCCTTAGATTTCATAGAAGATATAAAAACAAAACATAGAGATGCAACTCATAATGTATATGCATATGTTCTAGGAAAAGATAGTAATATACAAAGATTTAGCGATGATGGAGAGCCTTCAGGTACTGCAGGTATACCAGTATTAGAAGTAATTAAGAAAGAGGATCTAAGAAATGTAGTAGTTGTTGTAACTAGATATTTTGGTGGAGTTAAACTAGGAACAGGGGGTTTAATTAGAGCATATACAAGGGGAGCTAAGATCGGGCTTGATGCAGGTATAATAGTTGATATGGTTCTTTATGCTAAAATTAAAATAAGAATTGATTACACTCTATATGGGAAAATGGAAAATTACCTTATGAATGAAGGATATATAGTTGATGGATCTAATTTTGATGATGGTGTCAATATTTTTGTTTATATAGAAGATACAGATAAAGAAAACTTTTATAATGTAATAACAGATTTAACAAATGGCACTGCTGTATTTGAAGAAATAGATAAAGAATATATTCCTATTAAAGACGGTAAAAAACTAAATTAA
- the hflX gene encoding GTPase HflX, whose translation MNQETTNMERVLIIGVELDRDEIDIEISLDELEELVKAAGGVVVTRVIQRKESINPAYFIGKGKAEEIKNYCEELDITTVVFNDELSGAQLRNLEKIIDKKIVDRTNLILDIFANRANSKEGKLQVKLAQLKYRLPRLIGFRDYLSREGGGIGTRGPGEQKLETDRRHVLREVDNIERQLKEVEKNRDIKRRKREDSNLPIVALVGYTNAGKSTLLNKLIEFNDEYTESKEVFVKDMLFATLDTSLRRGKLPNGQIFLLTDTVGFVSKLPTRLIEAFKGTLEEVKYADLLLHVVDASNKDLDIQIQTTYNILKDLEVLDKPIITVFNKMDKVDIHNLFYDHKYIDEKIFISAKSGENLENLLKNVEDSLPQQYKTVTLKIPYDNQNIVNYFCKNYQIDNLEYIEDGTKLELTINQIDREKYSQYIIN comes from the coding sequence TTGAACCAAGAAACAACAAACATGGAAAGAGTTTTAATAATTGGTGTAGAACTAGATCGTGATGAAATAGACATTGAAATATCATTAGATGAATTAGAAGAATTGGTAAAGGCAGCAGGTGGTGTAGTAGTCACTAGAGTGATTCAAAGAAAGGAAAGTATAAACCCTGCTTATTTTATAGGAAAGGGAAAAGCAGAAGAAATCAAAAACTATTGTGAGGAATTAGATATTACAACTGTTGTTTTTAATGATGAATTATCAGGGGCTCAACTTAGGAATTTAGAAAAAATTATAGATAAAAAAATTGTAGATAGAACTAATTTAATCTTAGATATATTTGCCAATAGGGCAAATTCTAAAGAAGGAAAACTGCAGGTAAAGCTGGCTCAACTTAAATATAGACTTCCTAGACTAATTGGATTTAGAGATTATTTATCTAGGGAAGGGGGAGGTATAGGAACAAGGGGACCAGGAGAGCAAAAGCTTGAAACAGATAGAAGACATGTATTAAGAGAAGTTGATAATATAGAAAGGCAATTAAAAGAAGTAGAGAAAAACAGAGATATAAAAAGAAGAAAAAGAGAAGATTCAAACCTTCCAATAGTTGCCTTAGTAGGTTATACTAATGCTGGTAAGTCAACTTTATTAAACAAGTTAATAGAATTTAATGATGAATACACAGAGTCTAAGGAAGTATTTGTAAAGGATATGTTATTTGCCACATTGGACACATCTTTGAGACGTGGGAAGCTACCAAATGGGCAAATATTTTTACTGACAGATACGGTAGGTTTTGTATCGAAGCTGCCTACAAGATTAATAGAAGCTTTTAAGGGTACTTTAGAAGAAGTAAAATATGCAGACTTATTGCTTCATGTTGTAGATGCTTCAAATAAAGATTTAGATATACAAATTCAAACTACTTATAATATATTAAAAGATTTAGAGGTACTAGATAAGCCTATTATAACTGTATTTAATAAAATGGATAAAGTCGATATACACAATTTATTTTATGATCATAAATATATTGATGAAAAAATATTTATCTCAGCAAAATCTGGAGAAAACCTAGAAAATCTACTAAAAAATGTTGAGGATTCATTACCTCAGCAATATAAAACTGTGACCCTAAAGATACCATATGATAATCAAAATATAGTAAATTATTTCTGTAAAAATTATCAAATAGATAATTTGGAATATATTGAAGATGGAACAAAACTAGAATTAACTATTAATCAAATCGATAGGGAGAAATATAGTCAATATATTATTAACTGA
- the yunB gene encoding sporulation protein YunB, which produces MKKMMGRTIHRWKEKKLIISIVIIILFAIYVYFYIDNNIKPTLIALSEIKAKAVTTTAINDTIKSRLKNNISYDDLILIKYDNNGRATLVQANMMMMNTIAADVALEVQEQLGKLSANKVDVPLGNAFNRQMIRLPSIKLEIQPQGSVNVDFSTEFEEAGINQTRHRIYLIVMTDIRMIIPLTSETLRVTTNIPIAETVIVGEVPEQYISVPKEDTIDIIR; this is translated from the coding sequence ATGAAAAAAATGATGGGCAGAACAATACATAGATGGAAAGAAAAGAAACTTATAATTTCAATAGTTATTATTATTTTATTTGCTATATATGTGTATTTTTATATAGATAATAATATTAAGCCCACTTTAATAGCACTGTCGGAAATAAAAGCTAAGGCAGTAACTACAACGGCGATAAATGATACAATAAAATCAAGACTAAAAAACAATATCAGTTATGATGATTTAATCCTTATAAAATACGATAACAATGGAAGGGCAACATTAGTTCAAGCAAATATGATGATGATGAATACCATAGCTGCAGATGTGGCATTGGAAGTTCAGGAACAACTGGGAAAACTATCTGCAAATAAAGTAGATGTTCCCTTAGGTAACGCCTTTAATAGACAAATGATACGCCTCCCAAGCATAAAATTAGAAATACAGCCCCAAGGCTCTGTCAATGTAGACTTTTCTACAGAATTTGAGGAGGCAGGAATAAATCAAACCCGTCATAGAATATATCTAATTGTGATGACAGATATAAGAATGATTATCCCATTGACTTCAGAAACCTTAAGGGTAACTACCAATATACCTATTGCAGAGACTGTCATAGTAGGAGAGGTGCCGGAACAATATATTTCTGTACCGAAGGAAGATACTATAGATATAATTAGATAA
- a CDS encoding PBP1A family penicillin-binding protein gives MDSNNDNQKKKPSTKKTIFKSLKIFLIVILTLSVVAGGAVVGVVLSILKDAPDIDPTKINASLDLTSTIYDSSGNLIEKIQAPEFRTIVKINQMPEYLKDAFISIEDERFIKHIGVDPKGIISAVMDNLKAGSTVRGASTITQQLARNVYLTLEKSWDRKIKEAYLALQIEKVLTKDQILEAYLNRVNLGQGAYGVQEASQTYFSKNIEDLTLAESALFAGIVKSPTRYAPYHTIRPENFDPNKHHEVGRVEILGEKYITVYNEEAVKRQKIILKKMLELEKISESEYQSALNENIKENLKPGQKKIEGISSYFTDYVKTQTVNALMERFGYTKEQAQDQLFTGGLKIYATIDVKLQRELENIYNNFTEILVGNPSKVKGPILVDWKLNKAKDVINDKGSIIFYQRNNLVNEVFELILEKGTYELRDNDLYIKNKKLTPYPKHIDVADYYTIDDRKNLVTHTVGSIVIPEDQFSVSDSKEIRIGQTYLNDNKDFYRIDDNGNLLINEKYFYISKDGIVQPQAATVLLDYRTGQIKALVGGRDIEGTSILNRATASQRQPGSAMKPIAAYLPALDNGYTAASPIDDIPFYANGKLWPRNWNRVYKGINTLRYSVEQSVNVSSVKTVESIGIKTSMSYLEKLGIISKTKPENDSFVTSQESGTSDENLSALGLGGMTKGVTPLELTAAYGAIANDGVYIEPIAFTKIEDKNGNILIDNTPKETVVVSPQIAYIMGDILRTTVSNGIARRAKLSNMAVAGKTGTTTDQADIWFVGYTPYYVSATWIGNDSPKITLTQSSRTATQLWQHIMTKMHEGLEGKTSFNKPNNIVSVNVCTISGKLPTELCARDPRGSTVRSEIFAKGTEPTEYCDVHVELTIDSATGKIANPYCPEENLVTKVFIERTPPYSPAQHNGIVPSDYQYTAPTAICDEHDLNSAIETPEEDDDGILPPFPGWGDDNDQDGEDYYEEDENEN, from the coding sequence ATGGATAGTAATAACGATAATCAAAAGAAGAAGCCATCAACTAAGAAAACTATTTTTAAATCTTTAAAGATATTTCTAATTGTAATTCTAACTTTATCAGTTGTAGCTGGTGGTGCTGTAGTGGGTGTAGTGCTTTCTATTTTAAAGGATGCACCAGATATAGATCCTACAAAAATCAATGCATCTTTAGATCTTACTTCAACCATATATGATTCTTCTGGCAATCTTATAGAAAAAATTCAAGCACCAGAGTTTAGAACTATAGTAAAAATAAACCAAATGCCTGAATATCTTAAAGACGCATTTATCTCAATAGAAGATGAAAGATTTATAAAACATATTGGTGTAGACCCTAAGGGTATAATTTCTGCTGTCATGGATAATTTAAAGGCTGGCTCAACTGTAAGAGGTGCTAGTACTATTACTCAGCAATTAGCTAGAAACGTTTACTTGACTTTAGAAAAATCTTGGGACAGAAAAATTAAAGAGGCTTATCTTGCTCTACAAATTGAAAAGGTTTTAACAAAAGATCAAATACTTGAAGCATATTTAAATAGAGTAAATTTAGGTCAAGGTGCTTATGGGGTTCAAGAAGCTTCACAAACATATTTCTCTAAAAATATAGAAGACCTTACTCTTGCAGAATCTGCTTTATTTGCAGGTATTGTAAAATCTCCAACTAGGTATGCTCCTTATCACACCATAAGACCTGAAAACTTTGATCCAAATAAACATCACGAAGTTGGAAGAGTTGAAATATTAGGAGAAAAGTATATAACAGTTTATAATGAAGAGGCAGTGAAAAGACAAAAGATTATACTTAAAAAAATGTTGGAATTAGAAAAAATTAGTGAATCTGAATATCAAAGTGCTTTAAATGAGAATATTAAAGAAAATTTGAAACCTGGACAAAAGAAAATAGAAGGTATTTCTTCTTATTTTACAGACTATGTAAAAACACAAACTGTAAACGCACTTATGGAAAGATTCGGATACACTAAGGAACAAGCTCAAGATCAACTATTTACAGGTGGATTAAAAATTTATGCTACTATAGATGTAAAACTTCAAAGAGAACTTGAAAATATTTATAATAATTTTACTGAAATCTTAGTAGGAAATCCTAGTAAAGTCAAGGGACCTATATTAGTAGACTGGAAGCTAAATAAAGCAAAAGATGTTATTAATGATAAAGGAAGTATTATATTTTATCAACGAAATAACTTGGTCAATGAAGTATTTGAATTGATATTAGAAAAGGGAACTTATGAACTAAGGGATAATGATTTATATATTAAAAACAAGAAGCTTACTCCTTATCCAAAACATATAGATGTGGCGGATTACTATACTATAGATGATAGAAAAAATTTAGTAACTCATACCGTTGGATCTATAGTCATACCTGAAGATCAATTCAGCGTATCAGATAGTAAGGAAATAAGAATAGGTCAAACTTATTTAAATGATAATAAGGATTTCTATAGAATTGATGATAATGGAAATCTATTAATCAATGAAAAATATTTTTATATATCTAAAGATGGTATTGTTCAACCTCAAGCAGCTACTGTTCTACTTGATTATAGAACAGGTCAGATTAAGGCTCTTGTTGGAGGCAGAGATATCGAAGGTACTAGTATACTAAATAGAGCTACTGCATCTCAAAGGCAACCTGGTTCTGCTATGAAACCAATAGCCGCTTATTTACCAGCATTGGATAATGGTTATACAGCTGCATCTCCTATAGATGATATTCCTTTTTATGCTAATGGAAAATTATGGCCTAGAAACTGGAATCGAGTATATAAAGGTATTAATACTTTAAGATATTCTGTAGAGCAATCAGTAAACGTAAGCTCTGTTAAAACTGTGGAATCTATTGGAATTAAAACTTCCATGTCCTATTTAGAAAAGCTAGGTATTATAAGTAAAACTAAGCCAGAAAATGATAGCTTCGTTACATCTCAAGAAAGTGGAACTAGTGATGAGAACTTATCTGCCTTAGGATTAGGTGGTATGACTAAGGGTGTAACTCCTCTAGAACTTACTGCAGCCTATGGAGCCATAGCAAATGATGGTGTTTATATAGAACCTATAGCCTTCACTAAAATAGAAGATAAAAACGGAAATATACTAATTGACAATACACCAAAGGAAACTGTAGTTGTTTCTCCTCAAATTGCATATATAATGGGAGATATACTAAGAACAACTGTATCTAATGGTATAGCTAGAAGAGCAAAATTATCTAATATGGCTGTAGCTGGTAAAACAGGTACAACAACAGATCAAGCTGATATTTGGTTTGTTGGATATACTCCCTACTATGTTTCAGCTACATGGATAGGAAATGATTCTCCTAAAATTACTCTTACACAAAGCAGTCGTACTGCTACACAATTATGGCAGCATATAATGACAAAAATGCACGAAGGTTTAGAAGGTAAAACTTCTTTTAATAAGCCTAATAATATAGTTAGTGTCAATGTATGTACAATATCTGGAAAACTTCCTACAGAACTTTGTGCTCGTGATCCAAGAGGCAGTACTGTGAGAAGTGAAATCTTTGCAAAAGGCACTGAGCCTACTGAGTACTGTGATGTTCACGTGGAATTAACTATAGATAGTGCTACTGGAAAGATTGCCAATCCGTATTGTCCAGAGGAAAATCTAGTTACTAAAGTATTTATTGAACGTACACCACCATATTCTCCAGCACAACATAACGGAATAGTTCCATCTGATTACCAATATACTGCACCAACAGCAATTTGTGATGAACATGATTTAAATAGTGCAATAGAGACTCCTGAGGAGGATGATGATGGTATCCTCCCACCATTCCCTGGTTGGGGAGACGATAATGACCAAGATGGTGAGGATTATTATGAAGAGGATGAAAACGAAAACTAA
- the spoVAE gene encoding stage V sporulation protein AE — protein MEYIKAFIVGGLICVVGQIILDNTKLTPAHILVSFVTAGVILGGLGLYEPIVKFAGAGATVPIVGFGNALAEGAIEGVKKSGIIGAFTGGVTAAAGGIAAAILFGYIMALVSKPKTKN, from the coding sequence ATGGAATATATTAAAGCGTTTATAGTAGGTGGTCTAATATGTGTGGTAGGGCAGATTATATTAGATAATACAAAATTAACTCCAGCACATATATTGGTATCATTTGTAACGGCAGGAGTTATATTAGGTGGTTTGGGACTATATGAACCTATTGTTAAGTTTGCTGGAGCAGGAGCTACTGTTCCCATAGTCGGATTTGGAAATGCTTTAGCAGAAGGAGCAATAGAAGGTGTAAAGAAAAGTGGAATAATAGGTGCTTTTACAGGAGGAGTAACTGCAGCAGCAGGTGGAATAGCTGCCGCCATACTTTTTGGCTATATAATGGCATTAGTATCCAAACCAAAAACGAAAAACTAA
- the spoVAD gene encoding stage V sporulation protein AD encodes MAIKKLGLQTVKFQNPPSIISTYTIVGPKEGDGPLKDYFDMILEDDMWGQESFEKSEAKIQEEAIKAAISNGKLTNQDMDYLLAGDLLNQIISSTYSARTLQIPYYGLFGACSTMTESLSLGAMLIDGGFADNLVCATSSHFSSAERQFRFPLEYGNQRKFSAQWTVTGSGATVLSANGNGPYITYATTGKIVDMGIKEADNMGAAMAPAAIDTLITHFKDTGYSPKDYDLIISGDLGKVGKAIVLELMKKEGYDLTDIYTDCGVEIFDNQQDTHAGGSGCGCAAVVLNGYIYKEIMKGKFNRVLMMATGALHSTTINQQGESIPGIAHAITIDVNKN; translated from the coding sequence ATGGCAATAAAAAAACTTGGTTTACAGACAGTAAAGTTTCAAAATCCACCTTCAATAATAAGTACCTATACAATAGTAGGACCAAAAGAAGGTGATGGACCCCTTAAAGATTATTTTGACATGATTTTAGAGGATGATATGTGGGGGCAAGAATCATTTGAAAAATCTGAGGCAAAAATACAAGAAGAAGCTATAAAAGCGGCTATTTCAAATGGGAAATTAACAAATCAAGATATGGATTATTTATTAGCTGGAGATTTATTAAATCAAATAATATCATCAACATATTCTGCAAGGACGTTACAAATACCTTATTACGGCTTATTTGGAGCTTGCTCCACTATGACAGAGTCCTTATCTCTTGGGGCAATGCTAATAGATGGTGGTTTTGCAGATAATTTAGTATGTGCTACATCTAGTCATTTTAGTTCTGCAGAAAGGCAATTTAGATTTCCATTGGAATATGGTAATCAAAGAAAATTCTCTGCCCAGTGGACAGTTACTGGTTCAGGTGCAACAGTACTATCAGCAAATGGTAATGGACCCTATATAACTTATGCAACTACAGGAAAAATTGTAGATATGGGTATAAAAGAAGCAGACAATATGGGAGCAGCCATGGCACCTGCTGCCATAGATACTTTGATTACCCATTTTAAAGATACAGGCTATTCTCCAAAGGATTATGATTTAATAATATCTGGAGACTTAGGAAAAGTGGGAAAGGCCATAGTTTTAGAATTAATGAAAAAAGAGGGATATGATCTAACAGATATATATACAGATTGTGGTGTAGAAATCTTTGATAACCAGCAAGATACTCATGCAGGAGGATCTGGATGTGGATGTGCAGCTGTTGTATTAAATGGATATATATATAAGGAAATAATGAAGGGAAAATTCAATAGAGTACTTATGATGGCAACTGGAGCTCTTCATTCTACCACTATAAATCAACAGGGTGAATCTATCCCAGGAATAGCTCATGCAATTACTATAGATGTAAATAAGAATTAG
- the spoVAC gene encoding stage V sporulation protein AC, whose product MENMNKKDYQNYAERKIPKPTYFKNIILAFLVGGAICTVGQMVRAWLTKNGLDEKSVASGTAVIMVFIGAFLTGLGVYDKIGKVGGAGAAVPITGFSNAMVSPAMEFKTEGLIFGVAAKMFTIAGPVLVYGIGSSIVVGILHLLFTKGR is encoded by the coding sequence ATGGAAAATATGAATAAAAAAGATTATCAAAATTATGCAGAAAGAAAAATTCCGAAACCAACCTATTTCAAAAATATAATATTAGCATTTTTAGTAGGTGGAGCAATTTGTACCGTAGGACAGATGGTGCGAGCATGGTTAACTAAAAATGGATTAGATGAAAAATCTGTTGCATCGGGAACAGCCGTTATAATGGTTTTCATAGGGGCATTTTTAACAGGTCTTGGAGTCTATGATAAGATTGGAAAAGTTGGAGGAGCAGGAGCGGCAGTTCCTATTACAGGATTTTCTAACGCAATGGTATCTCCTGCTATGGAGTTTAAAACAGAAGGGTTAATATTTGGTGTAGCAGCAAAGATGTTTACAATAGCAGGACCAGTACTAGTCTATGGAATAGGAAGTTCTATAGTTGTTGGAATACTGCATTTATTATTTACGAAGGGAAGATAA
- a CDS encoding stage V sporulation protein AB, with protein sequence MFFRLLALVLIAFGGGVTVGGAITAFLTILKIVPRLVQITETWNRIKLYQGTIIVSFICSVIVYFSDLSLKLPKFAVAPIGLIYGIFVGLLSSSLAEVLNVIPVLSKKIKIKDSLKYTVWALLGGKVAGALIFWLFLK encoded by the coding sequence ATGTTTTTTAGATTATTAGCCTTAGTATTAATTGCCTTTGGTGGTGGTGTAACAGTTGGTGGTGCAATAACAGCTTTTCTTACTATACTGAAGATTGTACCTAGATTAGTCCAAATTACAGAGACATGGAATCGAATTAAACTCTATCAAGGCACAATTATAGTTTCATTTATTTGCTCTGTAATAGTCTATTTTTCAGATTTAAGCTTAAAATTACCTAAATTTGCGGTTGCACCAATTGGGCTTATATATGGAATTTTCGTTGGATTATTATCCTCTTCTCTAGCAGAAGTGCTAAATGTAATTCCAGTATTATCTAAAAAAATCAAAATAAAAGATAGTTTGAAATATACAGTATGGGCCTTATTAGGTGGAAAGGTAGCAGGAGCCTTAATATTTTGGTTATTTCTTAAATAG
- a CDS encoding stage V sporulation protein AA has product MDKEKVYIIISKKATIDPEKDLLVEDIAEVYSENESIKKDIEILRLKKKNVEEDWDYITAKDVVEKVLSKYPNIDLDLLGEVETLIEYKSRGKERPFWEFIKVAAVCIVLFFGASLAIINFHEDVNTRKSMEELYYTFTGEKKKNPLLMVIPYCFGIGIGVITFFSRVLSSSKRRQQEPGPMEIELLLYDEDLEKDILNNVKKKKS; this is encoded by the coding sequence GTGGATAAAGAAAAAGTATATATAATTATTAGTAAAAAAGCAACTATAGATCCAGAGAAAGATTTATTAGTAGAAGATATAGCAGAAGTATATAGTGAAAATGAAAGTATAAAAAAAGATATTGAAATTCTTAGATTAAAGAAAAAGAACGTGGAAGAGGATTGGGATTACATAACTGCTAAAGATGTAGTAGAAAAGGTGTTAAGTAAATATCCCAATATTGATTTAGATTTATTAGGTGAAGTAGAGACTTTAATAGAGTATAAATCTAGGGGGAAAGAAAGGCCTTTTTGGGAATTTATTAAAGTAGCTGCAGTATGTATTGTTTTATTTTTTGGAGCCAGCCTAGCCATAATTAACTTCCATGAAGACGTAAATACTAGAAAGTCCATGGAAGAATTATATTATACTTTTACTGGAGAAAAGAAGAAAAATCCTTTACTAATGGTAATTCCCTATTGTTTTGGCATTGGAATTGGAGTAATTACATTTTTTTCTAGAGTTCTCAGCTCTAGTAAAAGAAGGCAGCAAGAGCCTGGGCCTATGGAGATTGAATTATTATTATATGATGAAGATTTAGAAAAAGATATATTAAACAATGTAAAGAAAAAAAAGAGTTAG